A genomic window from Flintibacter sp. KGMB00164 includes:
- a CDS encoding MATE family efflux transporter, whose translation MEQHNNILGTMPVRKLVLTMSSPIMLSMLMGAIYNLVDSIYVAQVSDLDFLALSYAYPVQLMIVAFCAGLGVGFNAILAKRLGEGRLEDAVNAACHGFLLYGAVWLLALIFALVGCTPFFQSCSDNPVVVQSGIAYLTICCGLSIGLCMQFLCERILQSTGHPAGFMIVQGSGALLNIVLDPIFIFIFDMGVVGAAVATVIGQISGACIGFFLLWRLRRSFPISPRRFHFSPPLTGEILRIAAPAIVMQSLSSFMTLGLNQIMNLWSETGVFVLGVYFKIQSFVFMPIFGVNSGLIPIISYNYGAKDAPRISQSIRFGLQLGVCTGLAGTAILSLAASPLLRWCFQAPEEAVQMGVPALRMTALAFAVASVSIVLSAAFQSLDRSSCSLLVSLLRQIIFLLPIALLLIRVKPELVWLCFLLAELFTVAIAIPLYRRTVVPRIRALEG comes from the coding sequence ATGGAACAACACAACAACATCCTGGGCACCATGCCGGTGCGGAAGCTGGTGCTTACCATGTCCTCGCCCATCATGCTCTCCATGCTCATGGGTGCCATCTACAACCTGGTGGACAGCATCTATGTGGCTCAGGTCAGCGATCTGGACTTTCTGGCTCTGTCCTACGCCTATCCGGTGCAGCTGATGATCGTAGCCTTCTGCGCCGGCCTGGGAGTGGGATTCAACGCCATTCTGGCCAAGCGCCTGGGAGAAGGCCGCCTGGAGGATGCGGTAAATGCGGCCTGCCACGGCTTTTTGCTCTACGGCGCGGTCTGGCTGCTGGCTCTTATCTTTGCCCTGGTAGGCTGTACTCCCTTTTTCCAAAGCTGCTCGGACAATCCGGTGGTGGTTCAGTCAGGTATTGCCTATCTCACCATCTGCTGCGGACTGTCCATCGGCCTTTGCATGCAGTTTCTCTGTGAACGTATTCTCCAGTCCACCGGCCATCCCGCTGGATTTATGATCGTTCAAGGCTCGGGCGCGCTGCTGAACATCGTGCTGGACCCCATCTTCATCTTTATCTTTGACATGGGTGTGGTAGGCGCCGCGGTGGCCACGGTGATCGGACAGATTTCCGGCGCCTGCATCGGCTTTTTTCTTCTGTGGCGCCTTCGCCGCAGCTTTCCCATCTCTCCCCGCCGCTTCCACTTCTCTCCCCCGCTTACCGGTGAGATCCTGCGCATTGCCGCCCCAGCCATCGTCATGCAGTCTCTCTCCAGCTTTATGACGCTGGGGCTTAACCAAATCATGAACCTGTGGTCGGAGACCGGGGTATTCGTCCTGGGGGTCTACTTCAAGATTCAGTCCTTTGTGTTCATGCCCATCTTCGGCGTGAACAGCGGCCTCATTCCCATCATCAGCTACAACTACGGCGCGAAAGACGCTCCGCGCATTTCCCAGTCCATTCGCTTCGGACTTCAGCTGGGGGTGTGCACCGGTCTGGCCGGTACGGCAATCCTTTCTCTGGCCGCTTCCCCTCTGCTGCGCTGGTGCTTCCAGGCGCCGGAGGAGGCCGTTCAGATGGGCGTGCCCGCCCTGCGGATGACCGCGCTGGCTTTCGCCGTGGCTTCCGTGAGCATTGTCCTCTCCGCCGCCTTCCAGTCCCTGGACCGCAGCAGTTGCTCGCTGCTGGTCTCCCTGCTGCGCCAGATCATTTTCCTGCTCCCCATCGCCCTGCTTCTGATCCGTGTGAAGCCGGAGCTGGTGTGGCTGTGCTTCCTTCTCGCTGAGCTGTTCACCGTGGCCATCGCCATTCCCCTCTACCGCAGGACTGTGGTTCCTCGCATCCGTGCCCTGGAAGGGTGA
- a CDS encoding transglycosylase domain-containing protein, whose product MSEQNYSSHSRREGARSSQNGDQPARRRKKSKKKKGGVMRIIGTLLLIFLTTSAFLACFAAVYIVNVILPQANMDLSSFNVDENSVMYYQDKSTGEYKELRQVLSVTNSQWVDYEDMPQYLKDAAVAIEDRRFWKHNGVDWWRTTQAVVSMFTGGDIQGGSTITQQLIKNLTDYNETTVKRKVTEIFRALYVDSHYEKEDILELYLNVIPLGSGCEGVGAAAEKYFGKSVSDLTLAECASLIGITNNPSKYGPYSTAQVENSNGEMWSAVQWNKYRQEVILGQMLEQGKISQEEYDEAVAQELVFVGSNSESGQSTSDIYSWYEEQVITDVMNDLKEEYGYSSQYVSQMLSNGGLRIYTCVDPQVQAAAEAIYYDRSNLNYTSSKTGQQLQSAITIIDNSTGDIAGLVGRIGEKTINRGTNLATGALRQPGSSIKPLTAYAPAMEMGLLSPISVLPDYPYQVLDGKAWPVNVDGRYRGQVTVTEALQWSYNTVAVRTIAMVTPAKSYEFATQHFHLNLESGRMVNGQMQSDINLAPLAMGGLTDGVTTRQMANAFAVFPENGIYREARTYTKVEDSDGNVILDNSREDETAIKESTAYYMNTMLQNVVQNGGGTEARISGMSVAGKTGTTDSKFDRWFVGYTPYYTAAVWVGYEYNERVPSSGNPAAQLWKKVMSPIHDGLENTGFSKPSGLVQVSYCKDCGGLATAACQADPRGSRVATGYVMAEDAPSTSCSCHSLEEGSNSLVRVCVDDPVLDENGEFTGSYHLAGPYCPEISIRTYAYLNLDRESVGGAWAEDSQYFYSNLPNVGVCTVHTGEAVVPPEGGETTDPDDPSNPENPENPDGGEEPTDPEGGSQEGGGGETSQPEDVTNSVR is encoded by the coding sequence GTGTCTGAACAAAATTATTCTTCCCATTCCAGACGAGAAGGTGCTCGTTCCAGCCAGAACGGGGACCAGCCTGCGCGCCGCCGTAAAAAGAGCAAAAAGAAAAAGGGCGGCGTGATGCGGATCATCGGCACGCTGCTGCTGATTTTCCTGACCACCAGCGCTTTCCTGGCCTGCTTTGCGGCAGTGTATATTGTCAACGTGATTCTCCCTCAGGCCAACATGGATCTCTCCAGCTTCAATGTGGACGAGAACAGTGTGATGTACTATCAGGATAAGAGTACCGGAGAGTATAAAGAACTGCGCCAGGTACTCAGTGTCACCAACTCCCAGTGGGTGGACTATGAGGATATGCCCCAGTACCTCAAGGATGCCGCCGTGGCCATCGAGGACCGCCGGTTCTGGAAGCACAACGGCGTGGACTGGTGGCGTACCACCCAGGCGGTGGTGAGCATGTTTACCGGCGGCGATATCCAGGGTGGCTCCACCATCACCCAGCAGCTTATTAAAAACCTGACCGATTATAACGAGACCACCGTCAAGCGAAAGGTCACCGAGATCTTCCGCGCTCTGTATGTAGACTCCCACTATGAAAAAGAGGATATTCTGGAGCTCTACCTCAACGTGATCCCTCTGGGCAGCGGCTGTGAGGGTGTGGGCGCGGCGGCCGAAAAGTACTTCGGCAAGTCGGTGTCCGATCTGACCCTGGCCGAGTGCGCCAGCCTCATCGGCATCACCAACAACCCCTCCAAGTATGGTCCCTATTCCACCGCCCAGGTGGAAAACAGCAATGGCGAGATGTGGAGTGCGGTGCAGTGGAACAAGTACCGCCAGGAGGTCATTCTGGGCCAGATGCTGGAACAGGGCAAGATCTCCCAGGAGGAGTACGACGAGGCGGTGGCCCAGGAGCTGGTCTTTGTGGGCAGCAATTCCGAGTCCGGCCAGAGTACCTCGGATATCTACTCCTGGTATGAGGAGCAGGTCATCACCGATGTGATGAACGACCTGAAGGAGGAGTACGGCTACTCCAGCCAGTATGTCAGCCAGATGCTCTCCAACGGCGGCCTGCGCATCTACACCTGCGTGGACCCCCAGGTCCAGGCGGCGGCGGAGGCCATCTACTATGACCGCTCCAACCTGAACTACACCTCTTCCAAAACAGGCCAGCAGCTCCAGTCGGCCATTACCATCATTGATAACTCCACCGGCGACATTGCCGGTCTGGTGGGCCGTATCGGAGAAAAGACCATCAACCGCGGTACCAACCTGGCCACCGGCGCTCTGCGCCAGCCCGGTTCTTCCATCAAACCTTTGACCGCTTATGCCCCGGCCATGGAGATGGGACTGCTCAGCCCCATTTCGGTGCTGCCCGACTACCCCTATCAGGTGCTGGACGGCAAAGCCTGGCCAGTGAACGTAGACGGCCGCTACCGTGGCCAGGTGACTGTAACCGAGGCGCTGCAGTGGTCCTACAACACCGTGGCCGTGCGGACCATAGCGATGGTCACCCCGGCCAAGTCCTATGAATTTGCCACCCAGCACTTCCATCTGAACCTGGAGAGCGGCCGAATGGTCAATGGACAGATGCAAAGCGACATTAACCTGGCTCCTCTGGCCATGGGCGGTCTGACCGACGGCGTCACCACCCGGCAGATGGCCAACGCCTTTGCCGTGTTCCCCGAGAACGGCATCTACCGGGAGGCCCGCACCTACACCAAGGTGGAGGACAGCGACGGCAATGTGATCCTGGACAACAGCCGGGAGGACGAGACTGCCATCAAGGAGTCCACAGCCTATTATATGAACACCATGCTGCAGAATGTGGTGCAGAACGGCGGCGGTACCGAGGCTCGGATCAGCGGCATGTCCGTTGCTGGTAAGACGGGTACCACCGACAGTAAGTTTGACCGCTGGTTCGTAGGCTACACTCCCTACTACACCGCTGCGGTGTGGGTGGGCTATGAGTACAACGAGCGTGTGCCCTCTTCGGGCAACCCGGCGGCCCAGCTGTGGAAAAAGGTCATGTCTCCCATCCATGACGGGCTGGAAAACACCGGATTCAGCAAGCCCAGCGGCCTGGTGCAGGTCTCTTATTGTAAGGACTGCGGCGGCCTGGCCACCGCTGCCTGTCAGGCCGATCCCCGGGGATCCCGGGTGGCCACCGGCTATGTGATGGCTGAGGACGCGCCTTCCACGTCGTGTTCCTGCCACTCTCTGGAGGAGGGTTCCAACTCTCTGGTCCGGGTCTGCGTGGATGATCCGGTGCTGGATGAGAACGGAGAGTTTACCGGCAGCTACCATCTGGCCGGTCCCTACTGTCCCGAGATCAGCATCCGCACCTATGCCTACCTCAACCTGGATCGGGAGAGCGTGGGCGGCGCCTGGGCGGAAGACAGCCAGTATTTCTACTCCAACTTGCCTAACGTAGGCGTGTGTACCGTCCACACCGGCGAGGCAGTGGTGCCTCCGGAAGGAGGAGAAACCACCGATCCCGATGATCCTTCCAACCCTGAGAACCCGGAGAACCCCGACGGCGGGGAGGAACCTACCGATCCGGAGGGCGGCTCTCAGGAGGGCGGCGGAGGAGAAACCAGCCAGCCGGAGGATGTAACCAACTCCGTAAGATAG
- a CDS encoding ACT domain-containing protein has translation MNQSEGYFIVQASSMPEIFRKVAQAKRLLETGEETTVNGAAHAVGISRSAFYKYKDAVRPFQDMLHGRIVTFQTMLRDEPGVLSGLLNVLAGTGMNILTINQNIPVNGCAVVTITAETSQMHLSLEDMLQAAADSTGVIRCEVLAG, from the coding sequence GTGAATCAATCCGAGGGCTATTTTATCGTTCAGGCGTCTTCCATGCCGGAGATCTTCCGCAAGGTGGCTCAGGCCAAGCGGCTGCTGGAGACCGGGGAGGAGACCACAGTGAACGGCGCGGCGCATGCCGTAGGCATCAGCCGCAGCGCCTTTTACAAATACAAAGACGCGGTACGGCCATTTCAGGATATGCTCCATGGACGGATCGTCACGTTCCAGACCATGCTGCGGGATGAGCCGGGAGTACTCTCAGGACTGCTCAACGTACTGGCCGGCACAGGGATGAATATTCTGACCATCAATCAGAATATCCCCGTCAACGGCTGTGCTGTGGTGACCATTACGGCTGAGACCTCTCAGATGCACCTGAGCCTGGAGGATATGCTCCAGGCCGCCGCGGACAGCACCGGCGTGATCCGCTGTGAGGTTCTGGCCGGTTAA
- a CDS encoding 2-hydroxyacyl-CoA dehydratase, translated as MAKLVYDETGRLLFTKEMKEEYTLLMPQMLPVHFGMMQKLLQNQGYKVDMLTTNHRGIVDEGLKYVHNDTCYPALLVIGQLIDAVKHGGYDPHKVGLLITQTGGGCRASNYIHLLRKALEKADMAYIPVVSVNLSGLEKNPGFNLTLPFIRKAVYAMMYGDIIVNVANQVRPYEVNAGETDAMIEAWSHQLVNGFEQGKGMSRAQMRKIFAEICDDFASIPVQGEPKIRVGIVGEIYVKFAPLGNNNLEKFLLSEGVEPVVPGLTDFIIFKIYNRVSDVDLYGGKWIKKAACKAFMSYIEGCQKDMIQALENSHRFRAPGTFQDLHKLVHGYLGDGNKMGEGWLLTAEMLELIHSGTNNIVCTQPFGCLPNHIVGKGMIRKLKDDYPTSNIVAIDYDPGATKINQENRIKLMLANAKGLSHQESAAPRAAAQEGSRTLTHAGAHA; from the coding sequence ATGGCTAAGCTTGTGTATGATGAAACCGGCCGTCTGCTCTTTACGAAGGAGATGAAGGAGGAGTACACCCTTCTGATGCCCCAGATGCTCCCCGTCCACTTTGGCATGATGCAAAAGCTCCTGCAGAATCAGGGCTACAAGGTGGATATGCTCACCACCAACCACCGCGGGATCGTGGATGAGGGCCTCAAGTACGTCCACAACGACACCTGCTACCCCGCCCTGCTGGTCATCGGCCAGCTCATCGACGCGGTGAAGCATGGCGGCTACGACCCCCACAAGGTGGGTCTGCTCATCACCCAGACCGGCGGCGGCTGCCGGGCCAGCAACTACATCCACCTGCTGCGCAAGGCGCTGGAGAAGGCCGACATGGCCTATATTCCCGTGGTCTCCGTCAACCTGTCCGGCCTGGAGAAGAACCCCGGCTTCAACCTGACCCTGCCCTTTATCCGCAAGGCAGTGTACGCCATGATGTACGGTGACATCATCGTCAACGTAGCTAATCAGGTGCGCCCCTACGAGGTCAATGCCGGCGAGACCGACGCCATGATCGAGGCCTGGTCCCACCAGCTGGTCAACGGCTTTGAGCAGGGCAAGGGCATGAGCCGCGCCCAGATGCGCAAGATTTTTGCCGAGATTTGCGATGACTTTGCCTCCATCCCCGTTCAGGGCGAGCCCAAGATCCGGGTAGGCATCGTGGGCGAGATCTACGTAAAGTTCGCCCCCCTGGGCAACAACAACTTGGAGAAGTTCCTGCTCAGCGAGGGCGTGGAGCCTGTGGTGCCCGGCCTCACCGACTTCATCATCTTCAAGATCTACAACCGGGTTTCCGACGTGGATCTGTACGGCGGCAAGTGGATCAAGAAGGCGGCCTGCAAGGCCTTTATGTCCTATATCGAGGGCTGCCAGAAGGATATGATCCAGGCTCTGGAGAACTCCCACCGCTTCCGCGCCCCCGGCACCTTCCAGGATCTGCACAAGCTGGTCCACGGCTACCTGGGCGACGGCAACAAGATGGGCGAGGGCTGGTTGCTCACCGCCGAGATGCTGGAGCTCATCCACTCCGGCACCAACAACATCGTCTGCACCCAGCCCTTCGGCTGCCTGCCCAACCACATCGTGGGCAAGGGCATGATCCGCAAGCTGAAGGACGACTACCCCACCAGCAACATCGTGGCCATCGACTACGATCCCGGCGCCACCAAGATCAACCAGGAAAACCGCATCAAGCTCATGCTGGCCAACGCCAAGGGCCTCTCCCACCAGGAGAGCGCCGCGCCCCGTGCCGCCGCCCAGGAGGGCAGCCGCACCCTTACCCACGCCGGCGCCCACGCTTGA
- a CDS encoding homoserine dehydrogenase: MTKVAILGFGTVGSGVAEVLSKNSQGIARRSGGEIQVKYILDVRDFPDSPFKDCFVKDFSIIENDPEVDVVVETIGGAKVALEFTTRALKAGKSVVSSNKELVATHGYELLQLAKANGVSYLFEASVGGGIPILRPLTNCLAANEVEQITGILNGTTNYILTRMIKAGLTFEQALKEAQDNGYAEKDPTADVDGHDACRKICILSALACGQHVYPQQVPTQGIREVTLADVAYADSCGYKIKLLGRCLREPEGKVCAFVAPHLVSCENPLAGVEDVFNAIAVTGNAVGDVMFYGRGAGKLPTASAVVADVIDIARDPKRDRGNQWGPGSEDLVVSSDSLTSRWYVRANLSMDQARLACGEILPLARSGAPAQEAAFLTQPMTYPQLIDRLAGVETCSVFRVL; the protein is encoded by the coding sequence ATGACAAAGGTAGCGATTCTAGGCTTCGGCACCGTCGGTTCCGGCGTGGCCGAGGTGCTCAGTAAGAACAGCCAGGGCATTGCCCGGCGCTCCGGCGGCGAGATCCAGGTCAAATACATCCTGGACGTGCGGGATTTCCCCGACAGCCCCTTTAAGGACTGCTTCGTGAAGGACTTTTCCATCATTGAGAACGACCCCGAGGTGGACGTGGTGGTGGAGACCATCGGCGGAGCTAAGGTGGCTCTGGAGTTCACCACCCGCGCCCTGAAGGCGGGCAAGAGCGTGGTCTCCTCCAACAAGGAGCTGGTGGCCACCCACGGCTACGAGCTGCTGCAGCTGGCCAAGGCCAACGGAGTCAGCTATCTCTTTGAGGCCAGCGTGGGCGGCGGTATCCCCATCCTGCGCCCCCTGACCAACTGCCTGGCTGCCAACGAGGTGGAGCAGATCACCGGCATCCTCAACGGCACCACCAACTATATCCTCACCCGCATGATCAAGGCGGGCCTCACCTTTGAGCAGGCGCTCAAGGAGGCCCAGGACAACGGCTACGCCGAGAAGGACCCCACCGCCGACGTGGACGGTCACGACGCCTGCCGCAAGATCTGTATCCTCTCCGCTCTGGCCTGCGGCCAGCACGTTTACCCCCAGCAGGTGCCCACCCAGGGCATCCGGGAAGTGACCCTGGCTGACGTAGCTTACGCTGATTCCTGCGGCTATAAGATCAAGCTCCTGGGCCGCTGCCTGCGGGAACCTGAGGGCAAGGTGTGCGCCTTTGTGGCCCCCCACCTGGTCTCCTGTGAGAATCCTCTGGCCGGTGTGGAGGATGTGTTCAACGCCATCGCCGTCACCGGCAACGCCGTGGGCGACGTGATGTTCTACGGTCGGGGTGCGGGCAAGCTGCCCACCGCCTCCGCTGTGGTGGCCGACGTCATCGACATTGCCCGGGATCCCAAGCGGGACCGCGGCAACCAGTGGGGTCCCGGCAGCGAGGACCTGGTGGTCTCCAGCGATTCGCTGACCTCCCGGTGGTATGTCCGGGCCAACCTCTCCATGGACCAGGCCCGTCTGGCCTGCGGAGAGATCCTGCCTCTGGCCCGCAGCGGCGCCCCCGCTCAGGAGGCCGCGTTCCTCACCCAGCCCATGACCTATCCTCAGCTCATAGATCGTCTGGCGGGGGTGGAGACCTGCTCGGTGTTCCGCGTACTGTAA
- a CDS encoding aspartate kinase, whose product MALIVQKFGGSSVANADRVRNVARIITETYRKGHSVVVVLSAQGDTTDDLIEKAQEINRHPSKREMDMLLSSGEQISIALCAMAIEAMGYQVISLTGWQAGVNTDSAYSSARIKRIQTERIQNELDKKKIVLVAGFQGINKYGDITTLGRGGSDTSAVALAAALHADLCQIYTDVDGVYTADPRLVKGAKKLEEITFDEMLELASLGAQVLHNRSVEMAKRYNVNLEVLSSLTGNPGTKVKEVVKTMEKTHVSGVAKDKNVARLALIGLADEPGIAFKIFSLLAKKNINVDIILQSIGRDESKDISFTVARGDSEEAQKILEENKDYIGFKAIEVNNQVAKVSIVGAGMVNNAGVACKMFEALSSAGVNINMISTSEIKVSVLVDEREADRAVQAIHDRFFNEFGSAN is encoded by the coding sequence ATGGCACTGATTGTACAAAAATTTGGCGGCAGCTCCGTCGCCAACGCGGACCGGGTGCGCAACGTCGCCCGGATCATCACCGAGACCTACCGCAAGGGCCACAGCGTAGTGGTGGTGCTCTCTGCCCAGGGCGACACCACCGACGATCTCATTGAGAAGGCCCAGGAGATCAACCGTCACCCGTCCAAGCGGGAGATGGATATGCTCCTGTCCTCCGGCGAGCAGATCTCCATCGCTCTGTGCGCCATGGCCATCGAGGCCATGGGCTACCAGGTCATCTCTCTCACCGGCTGGCAGGCCGGTGTGAACACCGACTCGGCTTACAGCAGCGCCCGGATCAAGCGCATCCAGACCGAGCGCATCCAGAATGAGCTGGACAAGAAGAAGATCGTTCTGGTGGCTGGATTCCAGGGCATCAACAAGTACGGCGACATCACCACTCTGGGCCGCGGCGGCTCTGATACCTCCGCTGTGGCGCTGGCCGCCGCCCTCCATGCTGACCTGTGCCAGATCTACACCGACGTGGACGGCGTGTACACCGCCGATCCCCGCCTGGTCAAGGGCGCCAAGAAGCTGGAGGAGATCACCTTTGATGAGATGCTGGAGCTGGCCAGCCTGGGCGCCCAGGTGCTTCACAACCGCTCTGTGGAGATGGCCAAGCGCTATAACGTCAATCTGGAGGTTCTCTCCAGTCTCACGGGAAATCCCGGTACAAAAGTCAAGGAGGTTGTCAAAACCATGGAAAAGACTCACGTCAGCGGCGTTGCGAAGGATAAGAATGTGGCCCGCCTGGCCCTCATCGGCCTGGCTGACGAGCCCGGCATCGCCTTTAAGATCTTCTCTCTGCTGGCTAAGAAGAACATCAACGTAGACATCATTCTCCAGTCCATCGGCCGGGATGAGAGCAAGGACATCAGCTTCACCGTGGCTCGCGGCGACAGCGAGGAGGCCCAGAAGATCCTGGAGGAGAACAAGGATTACATCGGCTTTAAGGCCATTGAAGTCAACAACCAGGTGGCTAAGGTGTCCATCGTGGGCGCCGGCATGGTGAACAACGCCGGTGTGGCCTGCAAGATGTTTGAGGCCCTCTCCTCTGCCGGAGTCAACATTAACATGATCTCCACCAGCGAGATCAAGGTCTCCGTCCTGGTGGATGAGCGGGAGGCTGACCGGGCTGTCCAGGCCATCCATGACCGCTTCTTCAACGAGTTTGGAAGCGCCAACTGA
- a CDS encoding DUF1292 domain-containing protein, whose product MSEEFGPDFITVTDEDGNEFELELVDTLEHNGITYHALFPAVAEDEETGEPVDVDADDEEYGLVIMKVVEENGEELLSTLDNDEEVETVYNLFMERFFEEEEEN is encoded by the coding sequence ATGAGCGAAGAATTCGGCCCTGATTTCATCACCGTGACCGACGAGGACGGCAATGAATTTGAGCTGGAACTGGTGGATACACTGGAACATAACGGCATCACCTACCACGCCCTGTTCCCCGCAGTCGCTGAGGATGAAGAGACCGGCGAGCCGGTGGATGTGGACGCGGATGACGAGGAGTACGGTCTGGTCATTATGAAGGTCGTGGAGGAAAACGGCGAAGAGCTGCTCTCCACCCTGGACAATGACGAAGAGGTGGAAACCGTCTACAATCTCTTTATGGAGCGCTTCTTCGAGGAAGAAGAGGAAAATTAA
- a CDS encoding peptidylprolyl isomerase: MSASREKKTRQGSTYAQRRNNKAEEKSSRMHVVYGVVGVVIAVLAIALLVWDSGFFQKRTTAVTIDGEDFTPAVVQYYYHNAMTETLYYAQMGMNTGFDSSVDPKDQVKDEESGTTWYDYFLDQGLTSLTQVTMLNHAAEKEGYTLPAAGQAYVDASIEQTAQSVRASGYSSLEHYLRTNFGSYMTEKLYKEILTAQTIATYYQQDHQDNLTYSDEELEAYYQENKNNLDTFNYSVFTVQASIETTTTDEEGNSVDLTDEEKQAAFDTAKAQAQATAQEIQNKLAAGSDAADLAEEYSDKLYSSTVHQSQMGSSFSSSSYAEWLYDAARQAGETTIVENDQSDSYVFNYYVVQIDSRTRDESATADVRHVLVSAGSNPTDEQFAQAEEKAQSLLDSWKSGSADEESFAVMAVQNTADRGSQSSGGLYTGVSRYDGFIEDFTNWCLDSSRQPGDTGLVKNTGSSTQGWHIMYFVGWNDPAWKVTAKNALASEATNEWAEGLYGDVEAQQGSGIQYVK, from the coding sequence GTGAGTGCATCCAGAGAAAAGAAGACCCGCCAGGGCTCGACTTATGCCCAGCGGCGCAACAACAAAGCGGAGGAAAAAAGCAGCCGCATGCACGTGGTCTATGGCGTGGTCGGCGTTGTCATCGCCGTTTTGGCCATCGCCCTGCTGGTGTGGGACAGCGGCTTTTTCCAGAAGCGTACCACCGCTGTGACCATTGACGGCGAGGACTTTACTCCCGCTGTCGTTCAGTATTATTACCACAACGCCATGACTGAGACCCTGTACTATGCTCAGATGGGCATGAACACCGGTTTTGACTCCAGCGTGGACCCCAAGGACCAGGTCAAGGACGAGGAGTCCGGCACCACTTGGTATGACTACTTCCTGGATCAGGGCCTGACCAGTCTGACTCAGGTCACCATGCTCAACCACGCCGCCGAGAAGGAGGGCTACACTCTGCCCGCCGCTGGCCAGGCCTATGTGGATGCCAGCATAGAGCAGACCGCTCAGTCCGTACGTGCCAGCGGCTATTCCAGCCTGGAGCACTATCTGCGCACCAACTTTGGCTCCTACATGACTGAGAAACTCTATAAGGAGATCCTCACCGCTCAGACCATCGCCACCTACTATCAGCAGGATCACCAGGATAACCTGACCTACTCCGATGAGGAGCTGGAGGCCTACTATCAGGAGAACAAGAACAACCTGGACACCTTTAATTACTCTGTCTTCACTGTTCAGGCCTCCATTGAGACTACCACCACCGACGAAGAGGGCAACTCTGTGGACCTGACCGACGAGGAGAAGCAGGCCGCCTTTGATACCGCCAAGGCTCAGGCCCAGGCTACCGCTCAGGAGATCCAGAACAAGCTGGCCGCCGGCAGCGACGCCGCTGACCTGGCTGAGGAGTACTCCGATAAGCTCTATTCCTCCACCGTGCATCAGAGCCAGATGGGCTCCTCCTTCTCCAGCAGCAGCTATGCCGAGTGGCTCTATGACGCCGCCCGCCAGGCCGGTGAGACCACCATCGTGGAGAACGACCAGAGCGACAGCTACGTCTTCAACTACTATGTGGTTCAGATCGACAGCCGCACCCGCGATGAGTCCGCTACCGCCGACGTCCGTCACGTCCTGGTCTCCGCCGGCTCCAATCCCACCGACGAGCAGTTCGCCCAGGCTGAGGAGAAGGCCCAGAGCCTGCTGGACAGCTGGAAGTCCGGCAGCGCTGACGAGGAGTCCTTCGCTGTGATGGCGGTCCAGAACACCGCCGACCGCGGCTCTCAGAGCAGCGGCGGTCTGTACACCGGCGTTTCCCGTTATGACGGCTTTATCGAGGATTTCACCAACTGGTGCCTGGACAGCAGCCGCCAGCCTGGTGACACCGGACTGGTGAAGAACACCGGCAGCTCCACGCAGGGCTGGCACATCATGTACTTCGTGGGCTGGAACGATCCCGCCTGGAAGGTCACCGCCAAGAACGCCCTGGCTTCCGAGGCCACCAATGAGTGGGCCGAGGGCCTGTACGGTGATGTGGAGGCCCAGCAGGGCTCCGGCATCCAGTACGTAAAATAA